One genomic window of Candidatus Kuenenia stuttgartiensis includes the following:
- a CDS encoding coiled coil domain-containing protein, translated as MDKRKAYEEKLDAQLREWRSKIENLKAKADKANAEAKIEYYKNIDSLENDYKALQGKLQQLKSAAEESWEDIKAGSETAWEALKSAFSNAMAKFKD; from the coding sequence ATGGATAAGAGAAAGGCATATGAAGAAAAGCTAGATGCACAACTAAGGGAATGGAGATCAAAGATTGAGAATTTAAAGGCCAAAGCGGACAAGGCAAATGCAGAAGCAAAGATAGAATACTATAAGAACATCGATTCATTGGAAAACGACTATAAAGCATTGCAAGGCAAGCTCCAACAACTCAAATCTGCAGCAGAAGAATCCTGGGAAGATATCAAAGCAGGGTCAGAAACAGCTTGGGAAGCACTGAAATCCGCTTTTAGCAATGCAATGGCAAAATTTAAAGATTAA
- a CDS encoding DUF3309 family protein, which produces MLRTILIVLLVLALLGALPTWPYSISWGFYPSGSLGFILIILLILLLIGRI; this is translated from the coding sequence TTGTTAAGAACGATACTGATAGTACTACTCGTTTTGGCTCTTCTTGGGGCATTACCGACGTGGCCCTATAGTATAAGTTGGGGGTTTTATCCAAGCGGTTCTTTGGGATTTATCCTGATAATTTTACTCATTTTACTTTTAATCGGGCGTATTTAG
- a CDS encoding transposase, whose amino-acid sequence MNCQVSTDKKHGLIVNSEAVSQNNDLNQLSGQVKQCTETLGKPPAEVVSDAGYFSLKDIEKVPEDVKVIMPGRRQAQKENKKTELEPFGKEEFSYDKEKDVYICPEGKILEKKGFAFGSEEKVSYKAVGKECRECRHFGKCTTCKDGRRVVRMVKLEELKERLEEIYHEEESQKLYKLRKEKVELQFGHMKRNLGAGQFLLRGREGVDAELSILSTCFNMARMITIIGVPMLIAKFNSM is encoded by the coding sequence ATGAATTGCCAGGTAAGCACGGACAAGAAACACGGATTAATAGTAAACAGCGAAGCCGTTAGTCAGAACAACGATCTGAATCAACTCTCAGGGCAGGTGAAACAGTGTACAGAAACCTTGGGGAAGCCGCCGGCAGAGGTAGTGAGCGATGCGGGATATTTCAGTCTTAAAGATATAGAGAAAGTACCGGAAGATGTAAAGGTAATAATGCCGGGCAGAAGGCAGGCGCAAAAAGAGAACAAGAAAACGGAGTTAGAGCCGTTTGGTAAGGAAGAGTTTAGCTACGATAAGGAAAAGGATGTATATATTTGTCCTGAAGGAAAGATACTTGAGAAGAAAGGATTCGCATTTGGTTCTGAGGAGAAAGTAAGTTACAAGGCCGTAGGTAAAGAGTGTCGTGAATGCCGGCATTTTGGAAAATGCACTACCTGCAAAGATGGTAGGCGGGTAGTGCGAATGGTAAAACTAGAAGAACTTAAAGAGCGACTCGAAGAAATATACCACGAGGAAGAAAGCCAGAAGCTCTATAAATTGCGTAAAGAAAAGGTAGAATTACAATTTGGTCATATGAAACGGAATTTAGGAGCCGGTCAATTTTTATTGCGGGGCAGGGAAGGGGTTGATGCAGAACTATCAATTCTATCAACCTGTTTTAACATGGCGAGAATGATAACCATAATTGGTGTGCCAATGTTGATTGCAAAGTTCAATAGCATGTAA
- a CDS encoding IS1634 family transposase, giving the protein MHIVENKSKSGKKIYRSTLLRESYREDGKVKKRTIANLSNCTPLEIEAIRLALAHKDDLCALGALSESVKLHEGLSVGAAWSVYQVAKELGIEEALGKDFEGKLALWQVMARVIGRGSRLSAVRLAQIHAAGDVLDMKRGFDENNLYDNLSWLSENQAKIERKLFELRRGGNKPKLFLYDVTSSYLEGKSNHFGEYGYNRDGKKRKKQIVIGMLCDESGEPVSTEVFRGNTQDPKTFESQVKKVLERFGCKDVTIVGDRGMIKTVQIESLPEGFHYITAITKPQIESLINKGILQLGLFEEKLCEIKDDEVRYILRRNPVRAEEMSKTRVSKLQSIEKYIVKKNSYLKEHPKSSVSKALETTRERLTRLKLDGWVQIKEEDRTLKIERDEEALKEASYLDGCYAIKTDLEENEADTNLVHERYKDLTEVEKAFRDCKTVNLEVRPVYVRKEDSTRGHVFVVMLAYMIIRRLRRAWKNFDLTVEEGLAQLTTICSMEVTIKGQKASCQKIPRPRQQSHELLEALQIKLPEVLPSRNIRVVTRKKLAVRRKSQ; this is encoded by the coding sequence ATGCATATTGTAGAGAACAAGTCAAAATCCGGTAAAAAAATCTATCGATCTACCCTTCTGCGGGAATCGTACCGTGAGGATGGGAAGGTCAAGAAACGCACCATTGCGAATCTGTCGAATTGCACTCCCCTGGAGATTGAAGCGATAAGACTTGCACTCGCACATAAAGACGATCTCTGTGCATTGGGCGCATTGTCAGAATCGGTGAAACTCCATGAGGGTTTGTCTGTGGGAGCAGCGTGGAGCGTGTACCAAGTGGCAAAGGAATTAGGGATAGAAGAGGCATTGGGAAAGGACTTTGAAGGAAAGCTGGCGCTTTGGCAAGTAATGGCAAGGGTAATAGGCCGGGGGTCAAGACTGTCTGCAGTAAGGCTGGCGCAGATACATGCTGCGGGTGACGTCCTGGATATGAAGCGTGGGTTTGACGAGAACAATCTGTACGATAATTTGTCATGGTTGTCAGAGAATCAGGCAAAGATAGAGCGAAAGCTGTTTGAGTTAAGACGAGGAGGCAATAAGCCGAAGTTGTTTTTGTATGACGTGACGAGCAGTTATTTAGAGGGGAAGTCGAATCATTTTGGTGAGTACGGGTATAATCGTGACGGCAAAAAGAGGAAAAAACAGATAGTGATCGGTATGCTTTGTGATGAATCCGGGGAGCCGGTATCAACAGAAGTATTTAGGGGCAACACCCAGGATCCGAAGACCTTTGAATCTCAGGTAAAGAAGGTATTAGAGCGGTTTGGATGCAAAGATGTAACGATTGTAGGAGATCGTGGGATGATCAAGACGGTGCAAATCGAAAGTTTACCGGAAGGGTTTCATTACATAACGGCGATAACTAAGCCGCAGATAGAGTCGTTGATAAATAAAGGGATACTGCAATTAGGATTGTTCGAAGAAAAGCTCTGCGAGATAAAGGATGATGAGGTTCGATATATTCTGAGGCGCAATCCGGTAAGGGCGGAAGAGATGTCAAAGACCCGTGTATCAAAATTACAGAGTATAGAGAAATACATCGTGAAGAAGAACAGTTATCTGAAGGAACATCCTAAGTCGTCAGTATCGAAGGCACTGGAAACAACAAGGGAAAGGCTAACGAGATTGAAACTTGATGGGTGGGTGCAGATAAAAGAAGAGGATAGGACGCTAAAGATAGAGAGAGATGAGGAAGCATTAAAGGAGGCATCATACCTTGATGGTTGTTACGCAATCAAGACTGATCTTGAGGAGAACGAGGCGGATACCAATCTGGTACATGAACGATACAAGGATTTAACGGAAGTGGAGAAGGCGTTTCGGGACTGTAAGACGGTGAATTTGGAGGTTCGTCCGGTGTATGTAAGAAAGGAGGATAGTACACGGGGACATGTGTTTGTGGTAATGCTTGCGTACATGATAATTCGAAGGCTGCGCAGAGCGTGGAAGAATTTTGACTTGACGGTAGAGGAAGGTCTCGCACAATTGACGACCATTTGTTCGATGGAAGTAACAATCAAAGGCCAAAAAGCTAGTTGCCAGAAGATCCCGCGTCCGCGGCAACAATCACATGAATTATTAGAGGCATTACAGATAAAGTTGCCAGAAGTATTGCCAAGCCGGAACATACGGGTAGTCACTAGAAAAAAGCTTGCTGTTCGGCGTAAAAGTCAATAA
- a CDS encoding IS4 family transposase yields the protein MLRVGGRIFSDDVIKRLSETIQKEPCLSRRKLSRLVCEWMDWRNQAGRLQEMSCRKALLELDRRKEINLPKVNKHYAFQKVNKPAEAPPIAEVSCELAELGDVEIIRVTTRFHSKLWRSMLEAHHYLGSGPLCGAQLRYLVRSEHYGWIGGLSYSACARRVESRDEWIGWTEEARKRNHTFVINNSRYLIAPTVRVKCLASHVLAKCQTRLVDDWERVYKYRPVLLETYVERGRFSGSCYRAANWKYVGGTEGRGRKGTGATVKDVYVMPLQKKWQAVLCCCADGKVHVRQRVAQKEPRDWIEAELGGTKLGDARLTSRLLEMTGMFYDKPLANIPQACGSVSATKAAYRFLDNENVDWKAILQAHYEATEERVKENSLVLVAQDTTTLNYSTHPNTQGLGPIGTKSEKVRGLMVHDTMAFTESGTPLGLLNVQCWARDGIGSKHERHKKPIEEKESWKWVESYHAVSQVQKRCRNKSLLVVVADREADIHEVFAEQYNTPDGAQLLIRAERSRNRTVVDDKESCEFLWTKLEQQPVIGTREILIPPSEKRSARQAILMVRTMPVTLRPPMLKKNMPAVRVWAVLAQEVNPPIGIDGLEWMLLTTVAVKHEKDAYERLEWYARRWGIECYHRIIKSGCRVESRQLESARRLCNALAIDMIIAWRIHYLTTLGQETPDVPCTVYFSDSEWKALTTFANKVKEPPDLPPSLNDAVRLLGKLGGHLGRRGDGHPGSEVLWRGMSRLADIEVAYELYTT from the coding sequence ATGCTTAGAGTAGGAGGTCGAATATTTTCAGATGATGTAATAAAGCGTTTATCAGAAACTATCCAAAAGGAACCCTGTCTATCGCGTCGTAAACTGTCGCGTCTGGTATGCGAATGGATGGACTGGAGGAATCAAGCGGGCCGTTTGCAAGAGATGAGTTGTCGCAAGGCGTTATTGGAATTGGATCGTCGTAAAGAGATCAATCTTCCAAAGGTGAACAAGCATTATGCATTTCAAAAAGTCAATAAACCTGCGGAGGCGCCTCCGATTGCGGAAGTGTCATGCGAGCTAGCGGAGTTGGGTGACGTAGAGATTATACGGGTTACAACGAGATTCCATTCGAAACTTTGGCGTAGCATGTTAGAAGCGCATCATTATCTTGGAAGTGGGCCCCTATGCGGGGCGCAACTTCGGTATCTTGTACGCAGTGAACATTACGGATGGATAGGAGGGCTAAGTTATAGTGCCTGTGCCAGACGGGTGGAAAGTCGCGACGAGTGGATAGGATGGACGGAGGAAGCACGTAAGCGGAATCATACGTTTGTTATCAATAACAGTCGGTATTTAATAGCGCCTACGGTAAGAGTAAAATGTTTGGCATCGCATGTATTGGCAAAATGCCAAACACGTTTGGTAGATGATTGGGAAAGAGTGTATAAATATCGTCCTGTACTTTTAGAAACCTATGTGGAACGAGGACGGTTTTCCGGAAGCTGTTATCGGGCAGCTAACTGGAAGTATGTTGGAGGCACGGAAGGTCGAGGACGAAAAGGAACAGGTGCAACGGTCAAAGACGTTTATGTTATGCCGTTGCAAAAGAAATGGCAGGCGGTGTTGTGTTGTTGTGCCGATGGCAAAGTACATGTTCGCCAAAGAGTGGCACAAAAAGAGCCTCGGGATTGGATAGAAGCGGAACTTGGAGGAACAAAATTGGGCGATGCACGATTGACCTCAAGACTTTTAGAAATGACAGGTATGTTTTATGACAAACCTTTGGCAAACATTCCGCAGGCGTGCGGCTCAGTCAGTGCGACTAAGGCTGCATACCGATTCCTTGACAATGAGAATGTAGATTGGAAGGCGATATTGCAAGCTCATTATGAGGCCACGGAAGAGCGTGTGAAGGAGAATAGTTTGGTTTTGGTAGCGCAAGATACTACGACTCTGAATTATAGCACACATCCGAATACGCAGGGGTTAGGGCCGATAGGTACTAAGAGTGAAAAAGTTCGTGGACTGATGGTGCATGATACGATGGCGTTTACTGAAAGTGGTACACCCTTGGGACTTCTGAATGTGCAATGCTGGGCGCGGGACGGAATAGGCAGCAAACATGAACGACACAAGAAGCCTATCGAAGAGAAGGAAAGCTGGAAATGGGTGGAGAGTTACCATGCAGTATCGCAAGTACAGAAACGCTGTCGAAACAAATCTTTGCTGGTGGTTGTGGCAGATCGTGAGGCCGATATTCACGAGGTATTCGCTGAGCAGTATAATACGCCTGATGGCGCTCAGTTGCTGATCCGTGCAGAACGTTCGCGCAATAGAACGGTTGTTGATGATAAAGAATCATGCGAGTTTTTGTGGACTAAACTGGAACAGCAACCGGTTATAGGTACCCGCGAAATATTGATACCTCCGAGTGAGAAACGCTCCGCACGTCAGGCAATACTTATGGTACGAACGATGCCTGTTACGCTACGCCCACCTATGCTAAAAAAGAATATGCCTGCGGTCAGGGTGTGGGCGGTGCTGGCGCAGGAAGTCAATCCGCCTATCGGAATTGATGGGTTAGAATGGATGCTGTTAACTACAGTTGCGGTTAAGCATGAAAAAGATGCTTACGAACGTTTGGAATGGTATGCTCGCCGATGGGGTATTGAGTGTTATCATCGTATTATCAAGAGCGGTTGTCGTGTCGAGTCCCGGCAGTTGGAGAGTGCCCGTCGTCTGTGCAACGCTTTGGCCATTGATATGATTATAGCTTGGCGTATCCATTACCTGACTACTTTAGGACAAGAAACACCTGATGTCCCTTGTACTGTCTACTTCAGCGATTCTGAATGGAAAGCATTGACAACTTTTGCGAACAAGGTCAAGGAGCCTCCTGATTTACCTCCAAGCCTCAATGATGCCGTGCGGCTTTTAGGTAAACTTGGCGGTCATCTGGGTCGCCGTGGTGATGGCCATCCCGGAAGTGAAGTACTTTGGCGAGGCATGTCACGTTTGGCTGATATTGAAGTTGCTTACGAACTTTACACCACTTAG
- a CDS encoding rubrerythrin family protein — protein sequence MRKMTEQNMINAFGGESQAFMRYTHFANLADKEGYPNAGRLFRAIAHAETIHARSHYETLKHLNGGFVANSAATFGPGETLKNLGLALMGEEFEINEMYPVFIEVAKFQKENDAQRSFEWALGTEKMHKKLFDKAKDAVNNNNDPKLDAIQVCSVCGYTLEGEAPDTCPLCNATKEKFEKFA from the coding sequence ATGAGAAAGATGACAGAACAGAATATGATTAATGCATTTGGGGGTGAAAGTCAGGCCTTTATGCGCTACACCCATTTTGCGAACCTGGCTGATAAAGAAGGCTATCCTAATGCCGGTCGATTATTCAGGGCAATTGCTCATGCAGAAACGATTCATGCAAGAAGCCATTATGAAACATTAAAACATTTGAACGGTGGATTTGTGGCGAATAGTGCTGCGACTTTCGGTCCCGGTGAAACGCTAAAGAATCTGGGTCTTGCTCTGATGGGGGAAGAGTTTGAAATCAATGAAATGTACCCTGTTTTTATTGAAGTTGCAAAATTTCAGAAGGAAAATGATGCACAACGAAGTTTTGAATGGGCTTTGGGAACAGAAAAAATGCATAAAAAGCTGTTTGATAAGGCGAAAGATGCAGTGAATAATAATAATGATCCAAAACTTGATGCAATCCAGGTATGTTCCGTTTGTGGTTATACTTTGGAGGGTGAAGCTCCTGACACGTGCCCTCTTTGCAATGCTACTAAAGAAAAATTTGAAAAATTTGCTTAA
- a CDS encoding DUF1328 domain-containing protein yields MLYWALVFFIISIVAAFLGFGGLAAASAGIAKILFFIFIVVFIFFLIAGLFGRRRPPV; encoded by the coding sequence ATGCTTTACTGGGCTTTGGTTTTTTTTATCATTTCAATTGTTGCTGCTTTTTTAGGTTTTGGCGGGTTGGCTGCTGCGTCGGCAGGGATAGCAAAGATATTGTTCTTTATTTTTATAGTTGTCTTTATCTTCTTTTTGATAGCCGGATTATTCGGGAGGCGAAGACCGCCGGTTTGA
- a CDS encoding transposase: protein MAYIIGNRDQNTLFPPVIQDYVGKEDPVRAYDAFIESLDLQEMGFEINAYKAGAHEYHPRALLKLIVYGYAYGERSSRRLERAYYHNLSFMWLVSGIKPDYRTISRFRRENKEAIKQVLNQNVKFCIEIGLIAGNILFIDGSKFRANASINNTWDEKKCGKYLEIAEKNIERIMEEAERIDKEEDSKGSLVKLKEELQSNEKLQAKVKEISKKLKESGKEKINTTDSDSVNGKTSRLGQMDNFILFYDRHSPL from the coding sequence ATGGCATATATTATAGGGAACAGAGATCAAAACACACTTTTTCCACCGGTAATACAAGATTATGTAGGAAAAGAAGATCCTGTGAGGGCGTATGATGCATTTATAGAGAGCTTAGACCTTCAGGAAATGGGTTTTGAGATCAATGCGTATAAAGCCGGTGCGCATGAATATCATCCAAGGGCGCTCTTAAAATTAATCGTATATGGATATGCCTATGGGGAAAGGAGTTCCCGCAGACTGGAAAGGGCGTACTATCATAATCTATCCTTCATGTGGTTAGTATCCGGTATAAAACCTGATTACCGTACGATATCGAGATTTCGCAGAGAGAATAAAGAAGCGATAAAGCAGGTTTTAAATCAGAATGTAAAATTCTGTATAGAGATTGGATTGATAGCGGGAAACATCTTGTTTATAGACGGGAGTAAATTCAGGGCGAATGCCTCTATAAATAATACGTGGGATGAAAAGAAGTGCGGGAAATATTTAGAGATAGCGGAGAAAAATATAGAAAGGATAATGGAAGAAGCCGAACGGATAGACAAGGAAGAAGACAGTAAGGGGTCATTAGTGAAGCTAAAAGAAGAGCTTCAGAGCAATGAGAAATTGCAGGCGAAGGTAAAAGAGATATCGAAGAAACTCAAGGAGAGCGGTAAAGAGAAGATCAATACTACGGATAGTGATAGTGTCAATGGCAAGACAAGCAGACTGGGTCAAATGGACAATTTTATCCTATTTTACGACAGGCATTCTCCACTTTAA
- the nifJ gene encoding pyruvate:ferredoxin (flavodoxin) oxidoreductase gives MNRRTVIVDGCTACAHVVHATNEIITIYPITPSSPIAEICDAKSAKGQVNIWGTVPKVSQMQSEAGVAGAVHGSLTTGALATTNSASQGLLLIIPNMYKIAGELTPTVFHITARSLACQGLSIFGDHSDVMAARATGFAMLCSQNVQEAMDFALISQAATLESRIPFIHFFDGFRTSHEVQKIEELSFDDMRAMINDDLVIAHRKRGLSPDHPAIRGTSQNPDVYFQGRETVNKYYNATPAIVQKVMDRFAGIVGRQYKLFDYYGAPDAENIIVIMGSGGETVANTISALNKNGKKLGLLQVRLFRPFDIDTFVKTLPVSVKAIAVLDRTKEPGAIGEPLYLDVRTAISEAMEKGIAKFREYPKIVGGRYGLGSKDFTPAMVKAVYDNISKETPKNHFTIGIDDDVCNTSLEYDENFNNDESKVFRALFYGLGSDGTVGANKNTIKIIGDETDNYSQAYFVYDSKKAGATTVSHLRFGKEKINKPYLISKANFIACHNPAFPEKIDMLSNAEEGATFLLTTSHTRDDAWDSLPVEVQEQLIKKKMKLYIIDAISLAEEIGLGARINMIMQTAFFVISGIIPKEKAIESIKKEIKKTYIKKGEEVVKLNYEAVDRALQSIIEVPIPDKAKSKVRMIKPVPDNAPEFVRNVTAKLLANKGDSLPVSAIPDDGTWPTGTTQYEKRNIGVHIPEWEPDACIQCGQCSFVCPHASIRIKAYDPSLLKDAPRAFKSIDATGKDLQGLKFTVQVAPEDCTGCASCVFNCPGQKKDSNGNKIPGVKAINMKLQEPLRCIEAENYDFFLKLPETDTSRFSISNVKGSQFVKPLFEYSGACVGCGETPYIKLLTQLFGDRLLIANATGCSSIYGGNLPTTPYTKRDDGRGPAWSNSLFEDTAEFGLGMRQAVDNFHKQAVELINKLSVKDTYAGSKELFDALIDADQSNQKSIEEQRERVEKLKQLLKNDGSSEAKHLLSLADYLVKKSVWSVGGDGWGYDIGYGGVDHVLASGENIKLLILDTEVYSNTGGQMSKATPLGAIAQFAAGGKRTPKKNIGMIMSNYGNVYIAQVAFGANQAQTLKAFIEADAYKGPALIIAYSTCIAHGMDMSKGIEAQKKAVACGYWPLYRYNPDLEAQGENPFVINSKDPSIPFEEYAYRENRYKALRSANPEMAKELMKLAEADIQRKWKLLKHMAEWKP, from the coding sequence ATGAATCGTAGGACAGTAATCGTCGATGGTTGTACCGCATGCGCACATGTAGTACATGCTACAAACGAAATAATTACAATCTATCCAATAACCCCGTCTTCCCCAATTGCGGAGATTTGCGACGCTAAGTCAGCAAAAGGACAAGTAAACATATGGGGCACAGTTCCCAAAGTGAGTCAGATGCAGTCAGAAGCCGGTGTCGCAGGCGCTGTCCACGGGTCTTTAACGACAGGGGCATTAGCCACGACTAATTCTGCTTCCCAGGGGCTGTTACTTATTATACCGAATATGTATAAAATAGCAGGCGAATTAACGCCTACTGTTTTTCATATAACAGCTCGCTCGCTTGCATGCCAGGGGCTGTCGATATTTGGTGATCATTCTGACGTAATGGCTGCCCGTGCTACCGGATTCGCAATGTTGTGTTCCCAGAATGTTCAGGAAGCAATGGATTTTGCCCTTATATCACAGGCAGCGACTCTTGAGTCTAGGATTCCATTTATTCATTTCTTTGACGGTTTCAGAACCTCTCACGAGGTACAGAAGATTGAGGAACTAAGCTTTGATGATATGCGTGCGATGATAAATGACGATCTTGTTATTGCCCATCGCAAAAGAGGGCTTTCCCCGGATCATCCCGCTATCAGAGGCACATCACAGAATCCTGACGTGTATTTTCAAGGCAGGGAGACGGTGAATAAATACTACAACGCAACTCCCGCGATAGTGCAAAAAGTGATGGACAGATTTGCAGGTATTGTTGGTCGCCAATATAAACTATTTGATTATTATGGAGCGCCCGATGCGGAAAATATCATCGTCATTATGGGTTCAGGCGGTGAAACAGTTGCAAACACCATTAGCGCCCTTAATAAAAACGGTAAAAAACTTGGGCTTCTGCAGGTCAGGTTGTTCAGACCTTTTGATATTGATACGTTTGTAAAAACATTGCCGGTAAGCGTAAAAGCTATTGCGGTGCTTGACAGGACAAAGGAGCCTGGTGCGATTGGTGAACCACTCTATCTTGATGTGAGAACTGCGATAAGCGAGGCGATGGAAAAAGGCATTGCAAAATTCAGGGAGTATCCAAAGATAGTCGGCGGAAGATATGGACTTGGGTCAAAAGATTTTACCCCTGCAATGGTAAAGGCCGTATATGATAATATTTCAAAAGAGACCCCAAAGAATCACTTCACCATTGGTATTGATGACGATGTATGTAATACGAGCCTGGAATATGATGAAAACTTTAATAATGATGAAAGCAAGGTATTTCGGGCATTATTTTACGGATTAGGTTCTGACGGCACGGTAGGCGCCAATAAAAACACTATAAAAATTATTGGCGATGAAACGGATAATTATTCACAGGCATATTTTGTTTATGATTCGAAGAAAGCCGGCGCTACAACCGTATCACATCTGAGATTTGGGAAAGAAAAAATCAATAAACCCTATCTTATTTCAAAGGCGAATTTTATTGCCTGCCACAATCCCGCTTTCCCTGAAAAAATTGATATGTTATCCAATGCAGAAGAAGGCGCAACCTTTCTTCTCACAACTTCGCATACCAGGGATGACGCATGGGACTCACTGCCCGTTGAAGTCCAGGAACAACTCATTAAGAAAAAAATGAAGCTTTATATAATCGATGCCATTTCACTTGCCGAAGAAATTGGCCTTGGCGCAAGAATAAATATGATAATGCAAACAGCCTTTTTTGTTATATCGGGTATTATCCCAAAAGAAAAAGCAATAGAGTCTATTAAAAAAGAGATTAAAAAGACTTATATAAAGAAGGGCGAAGAAGTGGTGAAGTTGAATTATGAAGCAGTTGACCGGGCGCTGCAAAGTATTATCGAGGTGCCGATTCCTGATAAAGCCAAGAGCAAGGTAAGGATGATTAAGCCTGTACCGGATAATGCACCTGAATTTGTCAGGAATGTAACAGCAAAATTGCTTGCAAATAAAGGAGATTCATTGCCGGTATCGGCAATCCCGGATGACGGGACCTGGCCAACAGGAACTACGCAATATGAAAAAAGAAACATTGGCGTCCATATTCCTGAATGGGAACCTGACGCATGTATACAATGTGGTCAGTGTTCTTTTGTGTGTCCTCATGCTTCAATCAGAATTAAAGCATATGATCCTTCGTTGCTCAAAGATGCTCCTCGTGCTTTCAAATCCATAGATGCGACGGGAAAAGATCTTCAGGGGCTTAAATTTACGGTACAGGTTGCTCCTGAAGATTGTACCGGATGTGCATCTTGCGTGTTCAATTGCCCTGGTCAGAAAAAGGACTCTAACGGTAATAAGATACCAGGGGTTAAGGCGATTAATATGAAATTACAAGAACCTTTACGATGCATTGAAGCAGAAAATTATGATTTCTTTTTAAAGCTGCCGGAAACCGATACATCAAGGTTCAGTATTTCGAACGTAAAAGGCAGTCAATTTGTAAAGCCGCTCTTTGAATATAGCGGCGCCTGTGTTGGTTGCGGGGAGACCCCATATATTAAATTACTTACACAATTATTTGGCGACCGGTTATTGATAGCAAACGCAACTGGTTGCAGTTCTATTTATGGTGGGAACCTGCCAACTACTCCTTACACAAAGCGGGATGACGGAAGGGGGCCTGCATGGTCAAACTCATTATTTGAGGATACGGCGGAGTTTGGCCTTGGTATGCGGCAAGCGGTGGATAATTTCCACAAACAGGCAGTAGAACTTATTAATAAACTATCAGTAAAAGATACTTATGCTGGTTCTAAAGAACTATTTGATGCGCTAATTGATGCAGACCAATCGAATCAGAAATCAATTGAAGAACAAAGAGAGCGTGTTGAAAAACTTAAACAGTTGTTAAAAAATGATGGTTCTTCAGAAGCAAAACACCTGCTTTCTCTTGCAGATTATCTGGTGAAAAAATCTGTATGGTCTGTAGGTGGCGATGGCTGGGGATACGATATCGGCTATGGCGGCGTAGACCATGTTTTGGCGTCCGGGGAAAATATTAAACTGCTTATATTGGATACAGAAGTGTATTCAAATACGGGCGGGCAGATGTCAAAGGCGACCCCTTTAGGGGCAATTGCACAATTTGCTGCAGGCGGGAAACGGACTCCAAAGAAGAATATTGGCATGATTATGTCAAATTACGGCAATGTCTATATTGCCCAGGTAGCTTTTGGAGCGAATCAGGCACAAACGCTCAAGGCATTTATTGAAGCGGATGCATATAAAGGCCCTGCTTTAATCATAGCATATTCAACTTGCATTGCGCACGGTATGGATATGAGCAAGGGAATAGAGGCGCAAAAAAAGGCCGTTGCTTGTGGATATTGGCCCCTATATCGTTACAATCCTGACCTTGAAGCACAAGGCGAAAATCCTTTCGTAATCAACAGTAAGGATCCATCAATCCCATTTGAAGAATATGCTTACCGCGAAAATAGATATAAGGCCCTTAGGTCAGCCAATCCTGAGATGGCAAAAGAGTTGATGAAGCTTGCGGAAGCAGATATCCAAAGGAAATGGAAATTGTTAAAACATATGGCAGAATGGAAGCCGTAG